From the genome of Oxyura jamaicensis isolate SHBP4307 breed ruddy duck chromosome 2, BPBGC_Ojam_1.0, whole genome shotgun sequence, one region includes:
- the TXNL4A gene encoding thioredoxin-like protein 4A isoform X1, with protein sequence MSYMLPHLHNGWQVDQAILSEEDRVVVIRFGHDWDPTCMKMDEVLYSIAEKVKNFTVIYLVDITEVPDFNKMYELYDPCTVMFFFRNKHIMIDLGTGNNNKINWAMEDKQEMIDIIETVYRGARKGRGLVVSPKDYSTKYRY encoded by the exons ATGTCGTACATGCTGCCGCACTTACACAACGGCTGGCAGGTGGACCAGGCCATCCTGTCAGAAGAGGACCGAGTCGTGGTCATCCGCTTCGGGCACGACTGGGATCCGACGTGTATGAAAATGGATGAAGTGTTGTACAGCATTGCTGAGAAG gTAAAAAACTTCACTGTTATTTATCTTGTGGATATCACTGAAGTACCAGACTTCAACAAGATGTATGAGTTGTACGATCCCTGTAcagtcatgtttttcttcag GAACAAACACATCATGATTGATTTAGGTACAGGTAATAACAACAAGATCAACTGGGCAATGGAAGATAAGCAAGAGATGATTGACATTATAGAAACGGTTTATAGAGGAGCCCGAAAAGGTCGAGGCTTGGTGGTATCGCCAAAAGATTATTCCACTAAATACAGATATTGA
- the TXNL4A gene encoding thioredoxin-like protein 4A isoform X2 has translation MYELYDPCTVMFFFRNKHIMIDLGTGNNNKINWAMEDKQEMIDIIETVYRGARKGRGLVVSPKDYSTKYRY, from the exons ATGTATGAGTTGTACGATCCCTGTAcagtcatgtttttcttcag GAACAAACACATCATGATTGATTTAGGTACAGGTAATAACAACAAGATCAACTGGGCAATGGAAGATAAGCAAGAGATGATTGACATTATAGAAACGGTTTATAGAGGAGCCCGAAAAGGTCGAGGCTTGGTGGTATCGCCAAAAGATTATTCCACTAAATACAGATATTGA
- the HSBP1L1 gene encoding heat shock factor-binding protein 1-like protein 1 isoform X1 yields MAAAEPPGAGDLPQLAESLLCQLQENFQALTEKITLRMEEMGERIDDLEKHVADLMTEAGIENTDEESRVKKLYFSSLK; encoded by the exons ATGGCGGCCGCTGAGCCGCCGGGCGCGGGGGACCTCCCGCAGCTG gcGGAAAGTCTGCTGTGTCAGCTGCAGGAGAATTTTCAAGCTCTGACTGAAAAGATAACGCTGAGAA TGGAAGAAATGGGCGAGCGCATTGATGACCTCGAGAAGCATGTTGCTGACCTAATGACAGAGGCTGGGATAGAGAATACCGATGAAGAGTCAAGAGTAAAGAAACTTTACTTTTCCT CACTGAAATGA
- the HSBP1L1 gene encoding heat shock factor-binding protein 1-like protein 1 isoform X2 has protein sequence MAAAEPPGAGDLPQLAESLLCQLQENFQALTEKITLRMEEMGERIDDLEKHVADLMTEAGIENTDEESRH, from the exons ATGGCGGCCGCTGAGCCGCCGGGCGCGGGGGACCTCCCGCAGCTG gcGGAAAGTCTGCTGTGTCAGCTGCAGGAGAATTTTCAAGCTCTGACTGAAAAGATAACGCTGAGAA TGGAAGAAATGGGCGAGCGCATTGATGACCTCGAGAAGCATGTTGCTGACCTAATGACAGAGGCTGGGATAGAGAATACCGATGAAGAGTCAAGA CACTGA